A region of Vitis riparia cultivar Riparia Gloire de Montpellier isolate 1030 chromosome 12, EGFV_Vit.rip_1.0, whole genome shotgun sequence DNA encodes the following proteins:
- the LOC117926796 gene encoding probable disease resistance protein At5g63020: MKYLMQQLKLKKKGIVYMENAWGTFEELQGMKYLILLDEVCHIIDPDKIIMGIHNNQNDFKVVIASRYHRVCYDMGLHELSLVEGLSPDDAWNMFQATAGHLLSFPSIESIAKEVVKECDGCCPESGCSLKDARVLALSFFQLEEAAVPW, encoded by the exons ATGAAGTATTTGATGCAACAGctaaaactgaaaaagaaagGCATTGTTTACATGGAAAATGCTTGGGGAACATTTGAAGAGTTGCAGGGAATGAAGTAtttgattcttcttgatgaagTCTGTCACATCATTGATccagataaaataataatgggaATCCACAATAACCAGAATGACTTCAAGGTGGTCATAGCAAGCAGATACCATCGTGTTTGTTATGACATGGGACTTCATGAGCTAAGCCTTGTGGAAGGATTGTCACCTGATGATGCTTGGAACATGTTCCAGGCAACAGCGGGCCATCTCCTTTCTTTCCCCTCAATTGAATCAATCGCTAAGGAGGTGGTTAAAGAGTGTGATG GTTGCTGTCCGGAGAGTGGCTGTTCACTGAAAGATGCCCGAGTACTggccctttctttttttcagcTAGAAGAAGCAGCAGTTCCATGGTAG
- the LOC117926795 gene encoding disease resistance protein RPS2-like, whose amino-acid sequence MALKISQQREDSKFLAKPREGLKEPPNPEEWKQVYRISLMDNELHSLLEALDCCDLVTLLLQRNKNLVAIPEFFFTSICHLRVLDLHGLPTDIEALKQLEVLDIRGTKLSLYQIRTLTWLKSLRMSLSNFGRGSQTQNQSGNVSSFVSLEEFSIDIDSSLRWWAGNGNIIAEEVATLKKLTSLQFCFTTVHCLEFFVSSSPAWKDFFVSTSPAWEDLSFTFQFAVGYQNLTCFQILESFEYPGYNCLKFINGEGINPVISKVLAKTHAFGLINHKGVSRLSDFGIKNMNDLFICSIEGCNEIETIINGTGITKNVFEYLHHLHIKNVLKLESIWQGPVYAGSSTLLRILVLLRCPQLKKIFSNGMIQQFSKLEDLRVEECDKIEEIIMKSENNGLESNQLPRLKTLTLLNLPRLRSIWVDDSLE is encoded by the exons ATGGCCCTTAAAATATCACAACAAAGGGAAGATTCCAAATTTTTAGCAAAGCCACGTGAGGGATTGAAAGAGCCTCCAAATCCTGAAGAATGGAAACAGGTATATCGCATCTCTTTGATGGATAACGAACTGCACAGTTTACTAGAAGCTCTAGACTGTTGTGATCTTGTAACATTGTTACTTCAAAGGAATAAGAACTTGGTTGCCATTCCTGAGTTCTTCTTTACATCAATATGCCATCTTCGAGTTCTGGATTTGCATG GACTCCCAACTGACATAGAAGCGCTTAAGCAGCTTGAGGTGCTTGATATCCGAGGGACTAAGCTTAGTTTATATCAAATTAGAACTTTAACCTGGTTGAAGTCATTACGAATGTCTTTGTCTAATTTTGGCAGGGGAAGCCAAACTCAGAACCAATCAGGAAATGTTTCAAGCTTTGTTTCCTTGGAAGAGTTCAGTATTGACATTGATTCGTCCTTGCGATGGTGGGCCGGGAATGGAAATATTATCGCGGAGGAGGTGGCTACCTTGAAAAAGTTGACTTCTCTTCAATTTTGCTTCACTACAGTGCATTGCCTTGAGTTCTTTGTCAGCTCCAGCCCAGCATGGAAAGATTTCTTTGTCAGCACCAGCCCAGCTTGGGAAGATCTCTCTTTCACATTCCAATTTGCTGTTGGTTACCAAAATTTAACCTGCTTTCAAATTCTTGAGTCTTTTGAATATCCAGGCTACAATTGTCTGAAATTCATCAATGGTGAAGGCATTAATCCTGTAATCTCCAAGGTACTTGCAAAAACTCATGCATTTGGACTAATTAACCACAAGGGAGTTTCAAGGCTATCAGATTTTGGTATCAAGAACATGAATGATCTCTTTATTTGTTCAATTGAAGGATGCAATGAAATTGAAACCATCATCAATGGCACTGGAATaacaaaaaatgtgtttgaataTTTGCACCATTTGCACATAAAGAATGTCTTAAAATTGGAAAGCATTTGGCAGGGCCCTGTTTATGCTGGAAGTTCGACTCTTTTAAGGATTCTAGTCTTACTTAGATGTCCACAGTTGAAGAAGATATTCTCTAATGGCATGATTCAACAGTTTTCTAAGCTGGAGGACTTGAGAGTTGAAGAATGTGATAAAATTGAAGAGATAATAATGAAATCGGAGAACAATGGATTAGAATCCAACCAACTTCCAAGACTGAAGACCCTAACACTCCTTAATCTCCCAAGACTCAGAAGCATTTGGGTTGATGATTCATTGGAGTGA
- the LOC117926797 gene encoding uncharacterized protein At5g08430-like — protein sequence MFVQKLCVDPASVFLSLHKARCLLKKGKNYGSSSDSDELYKGHEEDQLELSDCDDMDDTEGHKRVVRRKSSVKGKATPLKREFIGWGSKVLIEFLASIGQDTTQKLSQYDVTSIISRYVNDNNLLHPQKKRKVLCDERLRPVLGRKSVNKNKIYDIVEGHLAENLEQSEDDEARYSSEDKDETVLMACKRQRKSNLETPQIKELTPLIPQSRFAAIVPKNIKLIYLKRSLMLELLKQPDTFESKVKGSFVKVKADSYWYSQNQTHQLFQVTGIKKTQKLKKSMQKFSCRSQCKRYPY from the exons ATGTTTGTCCAAAAGCTGTGTGTGGATCCTGCCTCAGTGTTTCTGAGTTTGCACAA GGCAAG ATGCCTATTAAAGAAAGGTAAGAATTATGGAAGCAGCTCTGATTCGGATGAGCTTTATAAAGGTCATGAAGAAGATCAGCTAGAACTATCTGATTGTGATGATATGGATGATACCGAGGGACACAAGCGGGTGGTTAGAAGGAAGAGCTCAGTGAAAGGTAAGGCCACACCATTGAAGAGAGAGTTTATTGGGTGGGGATCAAAAGTTCTTATTGAGTTCCTTGCATCCATCGGTCAAGACACAACCCAAAAATTATCACAGTATGATGTGACATCCATCATTAGTAGGTATGTTAATGACAACAATCTTCTTCATCCGCAAAAGAAGAGGAAGGTTCTTTGTGATGAAAGGTTGCGACCTGTTTTGGGGAGGAAATCagtcaataaaaataaaatatatgacatTGTGGAAGGGCATTTGGCTGAGAACTTGGAGCAGTCAGAGGATGATGAGGCTAGATACAGTTCAGAAGACAAGGATGAGACTGTCTTGATGGCCTGTAAAAGGCAAAGAAAATCTAACTTAGAGACACCTCAGATAAAGGAACTTACTCCATTGATACCTCAGAGCCGTTTTGCAGCTATAGttcctaaaaatattaaacttatcTACTTGAAGAGGAGTTTAATGCTGGAGTTATTGAAGCAACCAGACACTTTTGAAAGCAAAGTGAAGGGTAGCTTTGTGAAAGTGAAGGCAGACTCATATTGGTATTCTCAAAATCAGACTCATCAGCTCTTCCAAGTAACAG GCATAAAGAAAACTCAGAAACTCAAGAAATCAATGCAGAAATTCTCCTGCAGGTCCCAATGCAAAAGATATCCGTATTAA